The genomic region AATTAAAAATACGCCTATCACCGACGAGCAAATGGTATAATAAAGTTTTTTATTCATAAAAATCCCTCTTAAAATATTGTTTTTATTGATATTTTTTGCATAAAATTTAAAAATATACATAATAATCGGCATAAAAGGATTGAAAAATAAGCAAAATTATGTTATACTACCGCTATATGTACTTTTGGGGGACAGTTTATGTTTGAAAATAATTTTGAAATTAACAAAGGAGCGAAAAAGAGCAGTATTATTGCAATTATCGTAATTGCTCTCATAGCTGCGGCGGTTTTCGCGTTTTCGCTTTATGTAAAATACCTTTCGCTTCTTGAAATCGGCGCTAAATACGTCAGCGTGTTTTTCACCAATCTGGGCGTAAAAGCCATTGCGCATATAGCAAGCTTTCTGCTGATTTTTGTGCTTTTTTATGCGTCTACATTTGCGGTGGACAAAATCAGCCGTCCCATTGACGGGATTTTGTCAAAGTGGCTCAAAAGCACATGGGTGAAAATTGTGTTAAGCGTCATACTTTCGATTTTCGCAAGTGCGTACGTCAGCGAAACGATATACGAAACGTACCTTCTTTTTGCGCACAGCAAGGAGTTCGGCATACTTGATCCGTTTTTCGGCAAAGACATCGGGTATTACATATTTACCCGACCGTTTCTTGCGTCGCTGGTAAACAGTGTTTTGTCGGTATGGCTTGTGGTTACAATATACTGTTTTGCCATTTATGCGGTCAATTTTTCGGTGAACGAAACTATGGATTTGCGCTGTCTTGCAAAGGACAAAGCGACGGTTATTCACAATATTGTCAACGTTGTAATTTATTTTACGCTCAAAGCGTTTACCTATAAGTTTAAGTCACAGGAGATTTTGTATTCCGAATTTGCCGGCGTTTCGGGCGCGGGATATACCGATATTTACGTTTGGTTTAATTTTTACAAAATCGCGCCGTATCTGCTTTTGACCATTGTTGCGCTCGCGATTGTTTTTCTTTTAAAGGCGAAATACAAGCCGATGATTTTCACCGTTGCCGTTTATCCCGTGACGATTATTGCGGTGTCGCTTGTGTCGTTCTACGTTCAGAAATTTGTCGTTGACCCCAACGAATATACAAAGGAAAAACCGTATCTTTCGTATAACCTTGAATTTACAAAACAGGCATATAACATAAAAGACGTTATCACCGCTGAATTTTCGGCGGACAATAACCTTACCGCGCAGGATATTGAGGAAAACAAAGAGGTTTTAAACAACGTCCGCATTACCGATTTCGGCTCTACGCTCACCGCGTACAATGCGCTTCAGGGAATAAGGGATTTTTACACGTTTTTCGATATTGACATCACAAAATACGATATAAACGGCACTCCCACGCTTGTTATGACCGCACCGCGCGAAATAAGCCAGAGCAAGCTTAAGGAGAGCAATCAGAACTATACAAACAGAATTTTCAGATATACCCATGGTTTCGGCGCGGTTATGAGCCCGTTAAACCGCGTGACGAGCGAGGGACAGCCCGAATTTTTGGTGAGCAACATTCCGCCCGTTTCAAAAAACGGCGCGCCCAAAATCAAACAGCCGAGGGTTTATTACGGCGAAACCGCGGACAAAGACGATTATGCGGTTGTTAACACGGCGATAAAGGAAATCGACTATCTTGAGGGTGCGTCGGACAAAGAATTTCAATATGACGGAAACGGCGGTTTAAAGCTCGGATTTTTAAATAAAGTGATTTTTGCGCTGGATAAATTCGACTATCATATTTTGGTGTCAAATTATATCACAAGCGACAGTAAAATTCTTATCAACCGCAATGTTGCGGACAGAGTGCGCAAAGCGGTGCCGTTTTTAACGTTCGATTCCGACCCGTATCTTGTGGTGGACGGAAACGGAAATTTAAAATGGATTTTGGACGGTTACACAACGTCGGAATACTATCCCTATTCGCAGAGCTGCAACGGAATAAATTATATCCGCAACTCTGTTAAGGCCGTTGTGGACGCATATAACGGCGATGTCAGCGTCTACCTTATGGACAGAACCGACCCGATTATACAGTGCTATATGGACATTTACCCCGGCGTTATTCTCGACGAGGAAT from Qingrenia yutianensis harbors:
- a CDS encoding UPF0182 family protein, whose product is MFENNFEINKGAKKSSIIAIIVIALIAAAVFAFSLYVKYLSLLEIGAKYVSVFFTNLGVKAIAHIASFLLIFVLFYASTFAVDKISRPIDGILSKWLKSTWVKIVLSVILSIFASAYVSETIYETYLLFAHSKEFGILDPFFGKDIGYYIFTRPFLASLVNSVLSVWLVVTIYCFAIYAVNFSVNETMDLRCLAKDKATVIHNIVNVVIYFTLKAFTYKFKSQEILYSEFAGVSGAGYTDIYVWFNFYKIAPYLLLTIVALAIVFLLKAKYKPMIFTVAVYPVTIIAVSLVSFYVQKFVVDPNEYTKEKPYLSYNLEFTKQAYNIKDVITAEFSADNNLTAQDIEENKEVLNNVRITDFGSTLTAYNALQGIRDFYTFFDIDITKYDINGTPTLVMTAPREISQSKLKESNQNYTNRIFRYTHGFGAVMSPLNRVTSEGQPEFLVSNIPPVSKNGAPKIKQPRVYYGETADKDDYAVVNTAIKEIDYLEGASDKEFQYDGNGGLKLGFLNKVIFALDKFDYHILVSNYITSDSKILINRNVADRVRKAVPFLTFDSDPYLVVDGNGNLKWILDGYTTSEYYPYSQSCNGINYIRNSVKAVVDAYNGDVSVYLMDRTDPIIQCYMDIYPGVILDEEFPADLKEHIVYPEYLFKIQSQVYGKYHVESEDSFYNRSDEWVFATEKYINESKSIAPYYNLLKIDEFPESDCNFVVMIPYTLNGKENMTSWLAASCDYENYGQMVCYRFPKGKNIYGTQQIESRIDNDPTISKELTLWSQGGSNVIRGNTLVVPIKNSLLYIEPIYITSSSAESSIPELKKVILAYDDKVVMEDNLGDCLSAVFNIPSDVAELQNGPNGVNYNVSDDALNAIIARLVENYDALSVASKDGNWVAFGEKMAALSKNIGELESYSGNTSASDTNQTDNTAEQDNSENVTE